One Methanobacterium alcaliphilum genomic window carries:
- the tfrB gene encoding fumarate reductase (CoM/CoB) subunit TfrB — translation MITIRVLRCDGEKGSQSHIETYEIEENEKMKVLDALNLINEEHNAKIAFRSSCRAGQCGSCAVKMNGQVVLACKAEIEDGAFIEPLDFPVMKDLIVDRGEIEEKALKMKLFLERSCEDNTCPEMISPDECIDTKKIRSCIECFSCLSVCPVIKESSEYAGPYFMRYLSKFALDPRDKYDRALKGFEEGLYCCTTCGKCKEVCPKEISIPGDAIEKLRALACKESVGPLEVHKGIKKLISETGRSVDYLGDSLIKTVSSTKSGEKRSNVAFFTGCLVDYRMPHIGLTLLKILEDHGIHVDVPPGQVCCGSPMIRTGQLDIIEDLVKKNQEALKGYDMIITVCAGCGATLKKDYPKYGAKLNVMDISEFLVQNMDYTKLNPLNMKVTYHDPCHLARSQGIKIEPREVLSNIPGLEFVEMEEPNSCCGSGGGVKAGKPEIAASLGKKKAEMVKKLDVDALITICPFCQIHIKDSLEKEGLGDIKVLNILELLDMAYNQ, via the coding sequence ATGATAACTATCAGGGTTTTGAGATGTGATGGGGAAAAAGGTTCCCAAAGCCATATTGAAACATATGAAATAGAAGAAAATGAAAAAATGAAGGTTTTGGATGCCCTTAATTTGATTAATGAGGAACATAATGCTAAAATTGCCTTTAGAAGTTCTTGTAGGGCAGGTCAGTGCGGTTCATGTGCTGTTAAAATGAATGGCCAGGTTGTTTTAGCTTGTAAGGCAGAAATTGAGGATGGCGCCTTTATTGAACCACTTGATTTCCCAGTAATGAAAGATTTAATAGTTGATAGGGGCGAAATTGAAGAAAAAGCTTTAAAAATGAAGTTATTTTTAGAAAGAAGTTGTGAAGATAACACCTGCCCTGAAATGATTTCTCCAGATGAATGCATTGATACAAAAAAAATTCGGAGTTGTATTGAGTGTTTTTCATGTTTATCTGTTTGTCCTGTAATTAAAGAAAGTTCCGAATATGCAGGACCATATTTCATGAGATATTTATCTAAATTTGCATTGGACCCCCGAGATAAATATGATAGGGCGTTAAAAGGGTTTGAAGAAGGATTATACTGCTGTACTACTTGTGGAAAATGTAAAGAAGTTTGTCCTAAAGAAATTAGCATTCCAGGCGACGCCATCGAAAAATTAAGAGCCCTAGCTTGTAAAGAAAGTGTAGGTCCCTTGGAGGTTCATAAAGGAATTAAAAAACTCATATCTGAAACCGGGAGATCTGTAGATTATTTAGGAGACAGTTTAATAAAGACAGTTTCCTCAACAAAGTCAGGTGAAAAGAGATCTAATGTGGCATTTTTCACAGGATGTTTAGTAGACTACAGAATGCCCCATATAGGATTAACGCTACTTAAAATTTTAGAAGATCATGGTATTCACGTGGATGTTCCCCCGGGACAGGTTTGCTGTGGATCCCCCATGATTAGAACCGGTCAATTGGATATTATCGAGGATCTTGTGAAAAAGAATCAAGAAGCTTTGAAAGGATACGATATGATAATCACAGTTTGTGCTGGTTGTGGGGCCACTTTAAAGAAAGATTATCCAAAATATGGTGCTAAATTGAATGTTATGGATATCAGTGAATTTCTAGTTCAGAATATGGATTATACTAAATTAAATCCATTGAACATGAAAGTAACCTATCACGACCCCTGTCATCTAGCTCGAAGTCAGGGCATTAAGATCGAACCTCGAGAAGTTTTAAGTAATATTCCTGGGCTTGAGTTTGTAGAAATGGAAGAACCAAATAGCTGTTGTGGGTCTGGTGGTGGCGTTAAAGCAGGAAAACCTGAAATAGCTGCAAGTTTAGGTAAAAAGAAAGCGGAAATGGTTAAAAAGCTGGATGTTGATGCATTAATAACCATTTGTCCATTCTGTCAAATTCACATCAAGGATTCACTGGAAAAAGAAGGTTTAGGTGATATTAAAGTTTTAAATATATTGGAACTACTAGATATGGCCTATAACCAATAA
- a CDS encoding indolepyruvate oxidoreductase subunit beta, translated as METKEYSYKKPPYNVFICGVGGQGIIKTSIIIGEAAMDNGLDVVMSEIHGMAQRGGSVSTEIKIGSSKSSIIQEGTANVLLAFEPLEAVRALSKTHEETSIIINTSPIMPFNILGSEHPYPEIKTISDELNKHSNHIYALDAENMAKEAGHILSLNMVLLGGATAIPGFILNKETIIDAMGNNLPPKSMKINLKAFLKGYDAVKSQINQK; from the coding sequence ATGGAAACTAAAGAATATTCTTACAAAAAACCTCCATATAATGTTTTTATCTGCGGAGTAGGTGGTCAGGGAATCATAAAAACATCCATCATAATTGGTGAAGCTGCTATGGACAATGGATTAGACGTGGTAATGAGTGAAATTCATGGAATGGCTCAAAGAGGAGGATCAGTTTCCACTGAAATTAAAATTGGATCTTCTAAAAGTTCAATTATTCAAGAAGGAACTGCAAATGTTTTACTTGCATTTGAACCATTGGAAGCAGTTCGTGCTTTATCAAAAACCCATGAAGAAACTTCCATTATAATAAATACGTCCCCAATAATGCCATTTAATATACTGGGCAGCGAACACCCATATCCTGAAATTAAAACTATTAGTGATGAATTAAATAAACATTCTAATCATATTTATGCATTGGATGCTGAAAATATGGCCAAAGAAGCCGGACATATTTTATCACTAAACATGGTTTTGCTTGGTGGGGCAACTGCCATACCTGGATTCATACTAAATAAAGAAACTATTATTGATGCAATGGGGAATAATTTACCACCTAAATCAATGAAAATTAACTTAAAAGCTTTTTTAAAGGGATATGATGCTGTTAAAAGCCAGATAAATCAAAAATAA
- a CDS encoding phenylacetate--CoA ligase family protein, protein MIWNKEAECMSSEGKKEIQLERLQEIVKKAYENVPYYKKRLDEHDIKPEDIKNLKDLEKLPFTTKTDLRDAYPFGMFAVSDDEIIEVHTSSGTTGKPTVSGYTQKDIEIWGEVMARALSMAEAGRSDRIQNCYGYGLFTGGLGVHYGTQKIGATVIPISAGNTNRQIEIINDFETSILTCTPSYALYLAEVLEKQGIDIEKLNLKAGVFGAEMWTEEMRAEIEKRLGIDALNIYGLTEIIGPGVAQECMEKNGLHIFEDHFYPEIIDPKTKETLEEGEKGELVLTTLTREGMPIIRFRTKDITALRREKCGCGRTLVRMDRITGRTDDMLKIRGVIVFPSQIERALLKIKDLHPQYQIIVTRPEHLDELEVQVEASPALFSDEVKHVEEVKKMIEKQIHSEIGLRVNVSLVEPESLPRSEGKAIRVIDQRNFE, encoded by the coding sequence ATGATCTGGAACAAAGAAGCAGAATGCATGTCTTCAGAGGGAAAAAAAGAAATACAATTGGAAAGACTCCAAGAAATAGTCAAAAAAGCCTATGAAAACGTTCCTTACTATAAAAAAAGATTAGATGAACATGATATAAAACCAGAGGACATTAAAAATTTAAAAGATCTCGAAAAGTTACCATTTACTACTAAAACTGACTTAAGGGATGCTTATCCCTTTGGTATGTTTGCCGTGAGTGATGATGAAATTATAGAAGTCCATACTTCATCAGGAACAACAGGAAAACCAACAGTATCTGGTTACACTCAAAAAGATATCGAAATATGGGGAGAAGTAATGGCTCGAGCACTTTCAATGGCAGAGGCAGGTAGATCCGATCGTATCCAAAATTGTTACGGCTATGGATTATTTACTGGAGGTTTAGGAGTTCACTACGGTACTCAAAAGATAGGGGCTACCGTAATTCCCATATCAGCAGGCAACACTAATCGCCAAATAGAAATAATAAACGATTTTGAAACAAGCATACTGACTTGTACACCATCATATGCCCTTTATTTAGCCGAAGTGTTGGAAAAACAGGGTATTGATATTGAAAAACTCAATTTAAAAGCAGGAGTATTTGGTGCCGAAATGTGGACCGAAGAGATGAGAGCTGAAATTGAAAAACGTCTTGGAATAGATGCATTGAATATCTATGGACTCACCGAGATTATTGGGCCGGGTGTTGCCCAAGAATGTATGGAAAAGAATGGGCTGCATATATTTGAAGATCATTTCTATCCAGAAATCATTGACCCCAAAACTAAGGAAACATTAGAAGAAGGAGAAAAGGGAGAATTAGTCCTTACCACACTCACAAGGGAAGGGATGCCCATTATCCGATTTAGAACTAAAGACATAACAGCTCTGAGAAGAGAAAAATGTGGTTGTGGTCGTACACTAGTAAGAATGGATAGAATTACCGGTAGAACAGACGATATGCTTAAAATAAGGGGAGTAATTGTTTTCCCATCCCAAATCGAAAGAGCGCTGTTAAAAATAAAAGATCTACACCCCCAATATCAAATCATTGTCACCCGCCCAGAACATTTAGATGAACTTGAAGTTCAGGTAGAAGCTTCCCCTGCACTATTTTCTGATGAAGTAAAGCACGTGGAAGAAGTAAAAAAAATGATTGAAAAACAAATTCACAGCGAAATTGGTTTAAGGGTGAATGTCTCATTAGTAGAACCAGAAAGTCTTCCTCGAAGTGAAGGAAAAGCCATACGAGTTATAGACCAGCGAAATTTTGAATGA
- a CDS encoding ACT domain-containing protein encodes MKLKQISIFLENKKGRLKKAINILFQADINIRALSIADTADFGILRLIVPHTDEAKKVLEENNFVVKVNEVIAVEVPDQPGGLDGILGVLTESDTNVEYIYAFVEKNSDNAVVVIRTEDIDEGIKVLEEGNIHILSSEEVNLL; translated from the coding sequence ATGAAACTAAAACAAATATCCATATTTCTTGAAAACAAAAAAGGAAGATTGAAAAAAGCAATAAATATTCTTTTTCAGGCAGATATAAATATTAGGGCACTTTCTATTGCAGATACTGCTGATTTTGGAATTTTAAGATTAATTGTTCCCCATACAGATGAAGCTAAGAAAGTTTTAGAAGAAAACAATTTCGTGGTTAAAGTTAATGAAGTAATTGCTGTTGAAGTTCCGGACCAACCCGGTGGTTTAGATGGAATACTAGGGGTTTTAACAGAATCTGATACTAATGTAGAGTACATATATGCATTTGTAGAAAAAAACAGTGATAATGCAGTAGTAGTGATTCGAACAGAAGATATAGATGAAGGGATTAAAGTTTTAGAAGAAGGGAATATTCATATCCTATCTTCTGAAGAAGTTAATCTCCTTTAA
- a CDS encoding symporter small accessory protein — MEVLGIPDPWVWSAYILSILAMLLCVIYGVLNWNKGEEEEEEQIKEELEWEKKEREMEEKELGM, encoded by the coding sequence ATGGAAGTATTAGGAATACCTGATCCGTGGGTTTGGAGTGCCTATATCTTAAGCATTCTTGCTATGTTGCTATGTGTTATTTACGGTGTCTTAAACTGGAACAAAGGTGAAGAGGAAGAAGAAGAACAAATCAAAGAAGAGCTCGAATGGGAAAAGAAAGAGCGAGAGATGGAAGAGAAGGAATTAGGAATGTGA
- the glyS gene encoding glycine--tRNA ligase, with the protein MKHDKVMNIAKKRGFLWSSFEIYSGVAGFFDYGPLGAILKNNIMSKWRDFYVVGEGFYEIESPTIMPEEALKASGHVDHFTDPMTECKDCVDVYRADHIIEEVLDADVEGLENQKLSEIISENQIRCPKCGGHLTHVWSYNLMFQTLIGAKGKKTGYMRPETAQGIFIPFKRLLRFFRNKLPFGVVQLGKAYRNEISPRQGVIRLREFTQAEAEIFVNPQDKSHPRFSKISSEILNLYSSNSQINKTESLKVTAQEALDQNIVASEMLIYQLYLAQKFLRELGIPDNALRFRQHLPTEMAHYAIDCWDVEVYLDHYGWIEIIGIADRTDYDLKSHSTYSKEDLRVFIEYPEPKNIKKSIAKANMKTFGPAFKQDAPVLIKALEETDASIIQTSFNEKGYFEIELETTHRILPTHVKFEEIEEVIRGEKVFPHVIEPSFGIDRIVYSVLIHSFYDKDDTNYFKLAKDIAPVQATVLPLMNKKELVDVAIDIRENLRENGFIAEYDSSGTIGRRYARADEIGVPYAITVDYESIEDQTVTIRNRDNSQQSRIAISDISNILESLMNSKIKFEDL; encoded by the coding sequence ATGAAACATGATAAGGTCATGAATATCGCTAAAAAGCGAGGATTCTTGTGGTCTTCATTTGAAATATATTCCGGAGTCGCAGGTTTCTTTGATTACGGTCCTTTAGGAGCTATTTTAAAAAATAATATTATGAGTAAATGGAGGGACTTTTATGTGGTGGGAGAAGGTTTTTATGAAATTGAATCCCCCACCATAATGCCCGAAGAAGCCCTCAAAGCATCAGGTCACGTGGATCACTTTACAGACCCCATGACAGAATGTAAAGACTGTGTGGATGTTTACCGAGCAGACCATATTATTGAAGAAGTTTTAGATGCTGATGTAGAAGGCCTTGAAAATCAGAAACTCAGCGAAATCATTTCTGAAAATCAGATAAGATGCCCAAAATGTGGAGGTCATTTGACCCATGTTTGGAGTTATAATCTCATGTTCCAAACTCTCATCGGTGCAAAAGGAAAAAAAACAGGATATATGCGTCCAGAAACCGCCCAAGGAATATTTATTCCTTTTAAAAGATTATTAAGATTTTTTAGGAATAAACTTCCATTTGGAGTAGTGCAGTTAGGTAAAGCTTATCGAAATGAAATTTCTCCAAGACAGGGAGTCATTAGATTGCGTGAATTCACCCAGGCAGAGGCAGAGATATTTGTTAACCCTCAGGATAAATCTCACCCCCGATTTTCGAAAATCAGTTCAGAAATACTTAATCTTTATTCTTCTAACAGTCAAATAAACAAAACGGAATCATTAAAGGTTACCGCTCAAGAAGCTTTAGATCAAAACATAGTGGCCAGCGAAATGCTGATTTATCAGCTTTATCTTGCCCAAAAATTCCTTAGAGAATTAGGAATACCCGATAATGCATTAAGATTTAGACAACATTTACCTACTGAAATGGCCCATTATGCAATTGACTGCTGGGATGTAGAGGTTTATCTTGATCATTATGGCTGGATTGAAATCATAGGAATTGCAGATAGAACTGATTATGACCTTAAATCCCATAGTACTTACAGTAAAGAAGATTTAAGAGTATTTATTGAGTATCCTGAGCCTAAAAATATTAAAAAAAGCATAGCAAAAGCTAACATGAAAACATTTGGCCCTGCATTTAAACAAGACGCGCCAGTATTAATAAAAGCCCTTGAAGAAACAGATGCATCAATTATCCAAACATCATTTAATGAGAAAGGCTATTTTGAAATTGAACTTGAAACTACCCATCGAATACTCCCAACCCATGTCAAATTTGAAGAAATAGAAGAAGTGATTAGAGGAGAAAAAGTATTCCCCCATGTTATTGAACCATCCTTTGGAATTGATCGTATTGTATACTCCGTTTTAATTCATTCATTCTATGATAAAGATGATACAAACTACTTCAAACTTGCCAAAGATATTGCCCCTGTGCAAGCTACAGTCTTGCCCCTCATGAATAAGAAAGAATTAGTGGATGTAGCTATAGATATACGGGAAAATTTAAGAGAAAATGGTTTTATTGCAGAATATGATTCATCTGGAACTATTGGTAGACGTTATGCACGTGCCGATGAAATCGGTGTTCCTTACGCCATAACAGTTGATTATGAGTCTATCGAAGATCAAACTGTGACCATTAGAAATAGAGACAACTCACAACAAAGTAGGATTGCAATTTCTGATATAAGCAATATTTTAGAGAGTCTCATGAATTCTAAAATAAAATTTGAAGATTTATAA
- the iorA gene encoding indolepyruvate ferredoxin oxidoreductase subunit alpha, protein MNIKQIINGQKGDKLFLLGNESTVRGALEAGVSVAATYPGTPSSEIGDVFSKIAKDAGVYFEFSINEKVALEVAAAASASGLRSLTFMKHVGLNVASDSFMSTVYTGVRGGMIILSADDPSMFSSQNEQDNRHYARIANIPSIEPSNPQEIKEFMKYGYEISEKFQIPVLLRTTTRVSHMRGIVELNDIPEQENNGFFQKDPQQFVPVPATARIMHKELVEKMEKLLSIANNSPLNQIYYQNEEIQKDDLLELASNSKIGVISSGSAFNYVCDVVNEHEWDLPILKLGFTYPFPEDLVLNFLKDLDKVIIVEEVDPIMEKELFAVLGKNKIQMGVHGKLDGTLPLIYEFNQDIVEESFKNVLNGVTKIHDSGEAPTLVESSALKLPNRPPTLCPGCPHRAIYYSIKNARKELGIDFKDLIFPTDIGCYTLGIESPYNAADYLLAMGSSIGTSCGFSRATDQYIICFIGDSTFFHSGIPPLINAVHNKHKLVVTVLDNRTTAMTGGQPNPGLPVDGMGDTAPEISIEKIVRATGAEFVETINPLSLKKTVDVYKRALEYDGVSVVISKYPCVLIKDKKPSKAVMDVKDEKCEGCMECASELACPAISLNNEGKIEIDPLACKGCTICVQMCSKKAIRARK, encoded by the coding sequence ATGAATATCAAACAGATTATTAATGGTCAAAAAGGAGATAAACTCTTTCTATTGGGCAATGAATCTACTGTAAGGGGGGCTTTAGAAGCCGGCGTTTCGGTTGCTGCCACATACCCTGGAACTCCGTCATCTGAGATTGGGGATGTATTCTCCAAAATAGCCAAAGATGCCGGTGTTTATTTTGAATTTTCAATAAATGAAAAAGTTGCATTGGAGGTGGCAGCTGCTGCATCTGCCTCAGGATTACGTTCTTTGACTTTTATGAAACATGTGGGATTGAATGTCGCTTCTGACTCATTCATGAGCACAGTTTATACTGGAGTTCGTGGGGGGATGATAATATTGTCTGCAGACGATCCTTCCATGTTTTCGTCACAAAATGAACAGGATAATAGGCACTATGCTCGAATTGCAAATATACCTTCTATTGAACCTTCCAATCCTCAGGAAATAAAAGAATTTATGAAATATGGATACGAAATATCAGAAAAATTCCAGATACCCGTTCTGCTTCGAACCACTACCCGGGTGTCTCATATGAGAGGGATTGTGGAATTAAATGATATTCCTGAGCAAGAAAACAATGGATTTTTCCAGAAAGATCCCCAACAATTTGTTCCAGTTCCTGCCACTGCTAGAATTATGCACAAAGAACTTGTTGAAAAAATGGAAAAGTTATTATCTATTGCTAATAATTCTCCATTAAACCAGATTTATTATCAAAATGAGGAAATTCAGAAAGATGATCTATTAGAACTGGCATCAAATTCTAAAATAGGAGTTATATCAAGTGGAAGTGCTTTTAATTATGTGTGTGATGTAGTTAATGAGCATGAATGGGATTTACCTATACTTAAGCTTGGTTTCACTTATCCTTTCCCTGAAGATCTAGTTTTAAATTTTCTCAAGGATTTAGACAAGGTCATAATTGTTGAAGAAGTAGATCCTATCATGGAAAAAGAGCTATTCGCTGTTTTGGGGAAAAACAAAATTCAAATGGGCGTCCATGGTAAATTAGACGGAACTCTTCCTTTAATTTATGAATTTAATCAAGATATTGTTGAAGAGTCATTTAAAAATGTTTTAAATGGTGTAACTAAAATTCATGATTCTGGTGAAGCACCAACACTTGTTGAATCCTCTGCTTTAAAACTTCCGAACAGGCCTCCAACTCTCTGTCCAGGCTGTCCGCACCGTGCTATCTATTACTCTATTAAAAACGCTAGAAAAGAGTTAGGTATTGATTTTAAAGATTTAATTTTCCCCACAGATATTGGATGTTATACTTTAGGGATAGAATCACCTTATAATGCTGCAGATTATCTATTGGCTATGGGTTCTAGTATAGGGACGAGCTGTGGATTTTCTAGAGCCACTGATCAGTATATAATTTGTTTTATTGGGGATTCGACATTTTTCCATTCGGGAATACCTCCTTTAATCAACGCGGTACACAACAAACATAAATTAGTAGTAACTGTTTTGGATAACAGGACCACTGCTATGACTGGAGGCCAACCAAATCCTGGCCTTCCTGTTGATGGGATGGGGGATACTGCACCAGAAATATCCATAGAAAAAATCGTCAGAGCAACCGGTGCAGAGTTTGTAGAAACCATAAACCCATTAAGTCTTAAAAAAACTGTGGATGTTTATAAAAGAGCTTTAGAATATGATGGTGTCTCTGTTGTTATTTCTAAATATCCTTGTGTTCTGATTAAAGATAAAAAACCGTCTAAAGCAGTGATGGATGTAAAAGATGAAAAATGTGAGGGGTGCATGGAATGTGCTTCTGAACTAGCTTGTCCTGCGATATCTTTAAATAATGAAGGGAAAATTGAAATTGATCCATTAGCATGTAAAGGATGCACAATTTGTGTTCAAATGTGTTCTAAAAAGGCAATAAGGGCCAGGAAGTGA
- a CDS encoding sodium:solute symporter family protein, with the protein MDTLLLSFIVLIYLILIGYTGYIAWKRTESAEDFMVAGRTSHPYIMALSYGATFISTAAIVGFGGVAGVYGMGLLWLTVLNILVGIFIAFVFFGKKTRKMGHNISALTFPEFLSKRYDSKFIQYFSGLVIFVGMPLYASVVLIGMARFVEATLNIDYTVALLVMAIIVAIYVIFGGIKGVMYTDALQGTIMFFGMIFLLVSTYWILGGVTGSQQALTNMANLVPQSAAATGATGWTTMPALGSPFWWSLLSTLILGVGIGVLSQPQLVVRFMTVKSNRELNRAVLVGGIFIFLMTGTAFIVGALSNVYFFQQMGQIAVQAAGENADKIIPLFITKAMPLWFAYLFMITLLSAAMSTLSAQFHVQGTAIGRDVYETLSRKKGRSTVLIARGGIAIAVLIAVILGLVLPTNIIAVGTAMWFSLTAVAFLSMYVCALFWKGSTKLGVISGMVTGTLITLFWLLFVFKKSAGALGISQAIVGSPTLITAAPWPAMDPIVIGLPIAAVITIVVSLLTKKPSKEHIDKCFEGI; encoded by the coding sequence ATGGATACGTTATTATTGTCTTTTATTGTACTGATTTATCTCATTCTCATTGGTTACACTGGTTATATTGCCTGGAAACGAACTGAATCTGCAGAAGATTTCATGGTTGCAGGACGAACCAGCCATCCTTATATCATGGCCTTAAGTTATGGTGCTACATTTATCAGCACGGCTGCTATTGTTGGGTTTGGTGGTGTTGCGGGTGTTTATGGGATGGGTCTTTTATGGCTAACAGTTTTAAATATTTTGGTGGGAATTTTCATAGCTTTTGTATTTTTTGGGAAAAAAACAAGGAAAATGGGACACAATATAAGTGCATTAACCTTTCCGGAGTTCTTATCCAAACGATATGATAGTAAATTTATCCAGTACTTCAGTGGGCTGGTTATATTTGTTGGAATGCCCCTTTATGCTTCGGTGGTACTTATTGGCATGGCCAGATTTGTAGAAGCTACATTAAACATTGATTACACTGTAGCACTTTTAGTAATGGCCATTATCGTCGCAATTTATGTAATATTTGGTGGAATTAAGGGTGTAATGTACACTGATGCTTTGCAGGGAACTATCATGTTCTTTGGAATGATATTCTTACTGGTGTCCACTTACTGGATATTAGGTGGGGTAACAGGATCTCAACAAGCATTAACTAATATGGCAAATTTGGTACCTCAATCTGCTGCGGCAACAGGAGCAACAGGATGGACCACTATGCCGGCACTGGGAAGTCCTTTCTGGTGGTCTTTATTGTCCACATTAATTCTGGGTGTTGGAATTGGAGTTTTATCTCAGCCACAACTGGTAGTAAGGTTCATGACAGTTAAATCTAACAGGGAATTAAACCGGGCGGTTTTAGTTGGTGGAATTTTTATATTTTTAATGACTGGAACTGCTTTTATTGTAGGGGCATTGTCCAATGTTTATTTCTTCCAGCAAATGGGTCAAATTGCTGTCCAGGCAGCAGGTGAAAATGCAGATAAAATAATTCCACTGTTTATTACAAAAGCTATGCCTCTATGGTTCGCTTATTTATTCATGATTACGCTCCTTTCCGCGGCTATGTCTACTTTAAGTGCCCAATTCCACGTGCAGGGTACTGCTATTGGTCGGGATGTTTATGAGACTTTATCTCGTAAAAAAGGACGTTCCACGGTTCTAATTGCCCGGGGAGGAATTGCTATAGCTGTACTCATTGCAGTTATCTTAGGTTTGGTGTTACCTACTAACATTATTGCTGTAGGTACTGCCATGTGGTTCTCCTTAACTGCAGTGGCCTTCCTTTCAATGTATGTCTGCGCATTATTCTGGAAGGGTTCAACCAAACTGGGAGTTATTTCTGGAATGGTTACTGGGACTTTAATAACCCTTTTCTGGTTATTATTTGTATTCAAAAAATCTGCAGGAGCTTTAGGCATATCACAAGCAATAGTAGGAAGTCCCACCTTAATTACAGCAGCTCCATGGCCTGCAATGGATCCTATAGTTATAGGATTGCCTATTGCTGCTGTGATTACTATAGTGGTGAGTTTACTAACTAAAAAACCAAGCAAAGAACATATCGATAAATGTTTTGAAGGAATTTAA
- a CDS encoding TrmJ/YjtD family RNA methyltransferase — translation MNSTDFLKKNISVVFVEPESPGNIGFLARAMKNFGISNLILINPCNLEKEAYYQASHARDVVSNCQIYKSIAEFLSENPVDFLVGTTGTPGGSYNLARIPIKPMELGESLNNINGKIALLLGREGNGLSNDELALCDITVSIPTDKNYPIMNISHAAAIIFYEIFKNRHQFNLEGIEEASLVEKEYLIKDMSEIVSKINLPPHKQKTALKSFKNILGRAFVTGREAHTLKGVLRRINNKLK, via the coding sequence ATGAATTCCACCGACTTTTTAAAAAAAAATATTTCAGTTGTGTTTGTTGAACCTGAATCTCCAGGAAATATTGGTTTTTTAGCCAGGGCTATGAAAAATTTTGGTATAAGTAATTTAATACTCATAAATCCATGTAATTTAGAAAAAGAAGCTTATTATCAAGCCAGTCACGCGCGGGATGTAGTATCTAATTGTCAGATATACAAATCCATTGCAGAATTTTTAAGTGAAAATCCCGTTGATTTTTTAGTGGGTACCACAGGTACACCTGGTGGAAGCTATAATTTAGCAAGGATCCCCATAAAACCCATGGAACTAGGAGAATCACTTAACAATATTAACGGCAAAATAGCCCTATTATTGGGAAGAGAGGGAAATGGTCTGTCCAATGATGAGTTAGCACTATGTGATATTACAGTTAGCATACCTACAGATAAAAATTATCCCATTATGAATATTTCTCATGCAGCGGCCATAATTTTTTATGAAATATTTAAAAATAGACATCAATTTAATTTAGAAGGAATAGAAGAAGCTTCATTAGTAGAAAAAGAATATCTAATTAAGGATATGAGTGAAATTGTATCTAAAATAAATCTTCCACCACATAAACAAAAAACAGCACTTAAATCCTTTAAAAATATATTAGGTCGGGCTTTTGTTACAGGTCGAGAAGCACATACCCTCAAAGGAGTTTTAAGGCGAATAAATAATAAATTAAAATAA
- the dcd gene encoding dCTP deaminase, with the protein MAILSDIDIKKYLEDELIIIDPLEDPERQIQPSSVDLRIGSEFKGFRIIRKPCIDPKDKSDMESYMESFHIEGDESFIIHPGEFALATTYETVRLPANLVARVEGRSSMGRLGITMHVTAGYIDPGFHGKITLEISNIGKMPVALYPGQRVCQIVFETMTSPSEKPYGHPDRDSKYMGQTRPETSRIKHDYELKNGKI; encoded by the coding sequence ATGGCCATTCTAAGTGATATTGATATTAAAAAATATTTGGAAGATGAACTGATAATAATTGATCCTTTAGAAGATCCTGAAAGACAAATTCAGCCATCTTCTGTAGATTTAAGAATAGGTAGTGAGTTTAAGGGTTTTAGAATTATCCGAAAGCCGTGTATAGATCCTAAAGATAAATCAGATATGGAATCGTATATGGAATCGTTCCATATTGAAGGAGATGAATCATTTATTATTCATCCCGGAGAATTTGCTTTAGCTACAACTTATGAAACCGTGCGGCTGCCTGCAAATCTTGTAGCGCGAGTAGAAGGAAGATCTTCCATGGGGCGGCTGGGAATTACCATGCACGTTACAGCAGGATATATAGATCCGGGTTTTCATGGCAAAATAACTTTAGAAATATCCAATATTGGTAAAATGCCAGTAGCTCTTTATCCCGGGCAGCGCGTCTGTCAAATAGTATTTGAAACTATGACTTCCCCTTCTGAAAAACCGTATGGCCATCCAGATAGAGATAGTAAATACATGGGACAGACCCGACCTGAAACAAGTAGAATTAAACACGATTATGAGTTAAAAAATGGTAAAATTTAA